The sequence TGTCCGGGTGGGTGTCGTCGACACCCGTGTCGATGACGGCGACCGTGACGTCCGGGCTGCCCAGGGTCTTCTCGTGCGCCTTGTCCGCCTTGATGGCCGGCAGGTCCCACTGCAACGGCTCCAGCGGGTCCTGCCCGGCGGCGGCCCGGACGCCGGCGGCCTCGGCGGCGCTCAGCGCCTTCGGCGTGCCCACGTCGGTGGTGGACTGGGCGGGCAGCGGGCGGTTGCGCGTGGCACCCGCCGAGTCGACCCCGCGCACGGCGCGGATGCGCTGGGCGAAGCCGGGGTCCGCGGAGTGGACGACGATCACTCCGATCCGGTCGTAACTCGTCACCACCGTCCCGCCGTTGCGGACGATCGCCCGCCGCACCGACGCGACCGTGGAGCGGTCCGTCCCGGTGTTCACCACGTACGACAGGGTGGGGCCGTCCGCCGCCCGCGCCACCGGGACCGCCGTGTCCGCCGAGGGCGCCGCGGAGGCCGCCGACGGCAGGAGGCCGAGCGTGGCGGTCAGCGACAGCACGGCCGGTACGGCGAGCGCCAGTCGGCGTCTGGAGCGCAGATGAGCCATGGGATCTCCACATCATCCGGATACGGAACCACCCGGGACGCGGATGGCCGTCCGGGCAGGTACATGACGAGGCGGTACAGGGCCGAAGCTATCTCCCGGCGCTGATCTCCGAAAGAGCCAGGCGGACTTGAACCGCCGTCTGCGTGGCGCCGTGACCGTGGACGGGAGGCCCGAAAGGATCAGGCCCCCTACGGGAATCACCCGATGGAGCCGCTCGATGACTCGCTGTAATGTAATCCCGTATCCGTGAGGTCAGCAAGCGCACGTCCGTGACGCGAGGAGACTCCGTGGCCACCGAAACACCGCCACCCACTCAATCCCCAGCCCGCCTTCCCTCCACCGAGGAGTTCACCGAGGTGCAGCAGAGCGCGGAGTTCGGTGAACTGCGCCGCGCGCACCGCTCCTTCGCCTTCCCGCTGACGATCGCCTTCGCCGCCTGGTATCTGCTGTACGTCCTGCTGTCCAACTACGCGGGCGACTTCATGGGCACCAAGGTGGCCGGCCACATCAACGTCGCCCTCGTCCTGGGCCTCGCCCAGTTCCTCACCACGTTCCTCATCGCCTGGTGGTACGCCCGCCGCGCCGCCGCCAGGCTCGACCCCCGGGCCGAGGCCATCAAGTCCCGGATGGAGGGCGGAGCATGAGCGCCGTGACCCCCACGCTGCTGGCCGCCGGCGAGGCGAGCGAGCACCGGACGCTGATCATCACCCTGTTCGCGGTGTTCGTCGCCGCGACCCTCGTCATCACCGTCTGGGCGGGCCGGCAGACCAAGGACGCCGCCGACTTCTACGCGGGCGGACGCCAGTTCACCGGCTTCCAGAACGGCCTCGCCGTCTCCGGCGACTACATGTCCGCCGCGTCCTTCCTCGGCATCGCCGGCGCCATCGCCCTCTTCGGTTACGACGGCTTCCTGTACTCCATCGGCTTCCTCGTCGCCTGGCTCGTCGCCCTCCTCCTGGTCGCCGAACCCCTGCGCAACTCGGGCCGCTACACGATGGGCGACGTGCTGGCCTACCGGATGCGCCAGCGTCCCGTGCGCACCGCGGCCGGCACCTCCACCATCGTCGTGTCGATCTTCTACCTGCTGGCCCAGATGGCGGGCGCCGGCGTGCTGGTCTCCCTGCTCCTCGGCATCACCAGCGACGGCGGCAAGATCGGCATCGTCGCCCTGGTCGGCCTGCTGATGATCGTGTACGTCACCATCGGCGGCATGAAGGGCACCACCTGGGTGCAGATGGTCAAGGCGGTGCTGCTGATCGCCGGCGCCGTGCTGCTGACCGTCCTCGTCCTGCTGAAGTTCGACTTCAACATCTCCGAACTGCTCGGCAAGGCCGCCGACAACAGCGGCAAGGGCAGCGCCTTCCTGGAGCCCGGCCTCAAGTACGGCGCCACCGGCACCACCAAGCTGGACTTCCTCTCCCTCGGCATCGCCCTGGTCCTGGGCACCGCCGGCCTGCCGCACATCCTGATCCGCTTCTACACCGTCCCCACCGCCAAGGCCGCCCGCAAGTCCGTCCTCTGGGCGATCGGCCTGATCGGCGTCTTCTACCTGATGACCCTCGCCCTCGGCTTCGGCGCCGCCGCGCTGATCAAACCGGACGAGATCATCGCCTCCAACAAGGCGGGCAACACGGCGGCCCCTCTGCTGGCGCTCCACCTCGGCGGCGTCGATTCGAGCTGGGGAGCCATCCTGCTCGCCACCATCTCCGCGGTCGCCTTCGCCACGATCCTCGCGGTCGTCGCCGGACTGACCCTGGCCTCCTCGTCCTCGTTCGCGCACGACATCTACGCCAACGTCATCAAGAGGGGCCAGGCCACCGAGCAGCAGGAGGTGCGCGCGGCCCGCTGGGCGACCGTCGGCATCGGCGCGGTCTCCATCGTCCTCGGCGCCCTGGCCCGCGACCTGAACGTGGCCGGCCTGGTGGCCCTCGCCTTCGCGGTCGCCGCCTCCGCCAACCTGCCGACCATCCTCTACAGCCTGTTCTGGAAACGGTTCACCACCGCGGGCGCCCTGTGGTCGATCTACGGCGGCCTGGTCACCGCGGTCGGCCTGGTGCTGTTCTCCCCGGTGGTCTCGGGCAAGCAGACCTCGATGTTCCCCAGCGTCGACTTCCACTGGTTCCCGCTGGAGAACCCCGGCCTCATCTCCATCCCGGTCGGCTTTCTGCTCGGCGTGGTGGGCACCCTGCTGTCGAAGGAGAAGCCGGACGCCGGGAAGTACGCGGAACTGGAGGTCCGGTCCCTGACCGGCACCGGAGCCCACTGACGGCGGCGCGCGGGACGACCGCGTCGTTGGGGACTGTACGGTCCTACGACGCGGTCGCGCCGTTCCTCGTGCGATCGGGCCGCGCTCGATGTCGGCGAGGTCACGTACGCTCGCAGGTGACGGACGACGCAGGGGCGGCCGAGAATGAGTGACCGGGAGAGGGAGGGGCCCACGTGCTCATCGACACCTACGGCCGGGTGGCCACCGACCTGAGGGTCTCGCTGACCGACCGGTGCAATCTGCGCTGCACCTACTGCATGCCCGAGGAGGGCCTGCAGTGGCTGGCCAAGCCGGACCTGCTCACGGACGACGAGATCGTCCGCCTCATCGACATCGCGGTCCGCACGCTCGGCATCG comes from Streptomyces sp. SCL15-4 and encodes:
- a CDS encoding DUF485 domain-containing protein codes for the protein MATETPPPTQSPARLPSTEEFTEVQQSAEFGELRRAHRSFAFPLTIAFAAWYLLYVLLSNYAGDFMGTKVAGHINVALVLGLAQFLTTFLIAWWYARRAAARLDPRAEAIKSRMEGGA
- a CDS encoding cation acetate symporter: MSAVTPTLLAAGEASEHRTLIITLFAVFVAATLVITVWAGRQTKDAADFYAGGRQFTGFQNGLAVSGDYMSAASFLGIAGAIALFGYDGFLYSIGFLVAWLVALLLVAEPLRNSGRYTMGDVLAYRMRQRPVRTAAGTSTIVVSIFYLLAQMAGAGVLVSLLLGITSDGGKIGIVALVGLLMIVYVTIGGMKGTTWVQMVKAVLLIAGAVLLTVLVLLKFDFNISELLGKAADNSGKGSAFLEPGLKYGATGTTKLDFLSLGIALVLGTAGLPHILIRFYTVPTAKAARKSVLWAIGLIGVFYLMTLALGFGAAALIKPDEIIASNKAGNTAAPLLALHLGGVDSSWGAILLATISAVAFATILAVVAGLTLASSSSFAHDIYANVIKRGQATEQQEVRAARWATVGIGAVSIVLGALARDLNVAGLVALAFAVAASANLPTILYSLFWKRFTTAGALWSIYGGLVTAVGLVLFSPVVSGKQTSMFPSVDFHWFPLENPGLISIPVGFLLGVVGTLLSKEKPDAGKYAELEVRSLTGTGAH